A genomic stretch from Hemibagrus wyckioides isolate EC202008001 linkage group LG02, SWU_Hwy_1.0, whole genome shotgun sequence includes:
- the cdk21 gene encoding cyclin-dependent kinase 6 — protein sequence MDDFTSNYEILAEIGKGAYGKVYKAREVGHKQRLLAVKKLNISADPDAGIPQFMIREVALLRKIGYFNHPNVVKLLDVSASLKKPGLDLTLVFEYIDQDLSSFLSTVPEDGLSRDKIKDIMRQLLKGLDFLHTNTVIHRDLKPCNVLLSSRGEVKIADFGLARIYTNHIALTPCVVTLWYRAPEVLLHSGYMSSVDIWSAGCIFAELFLLKPLFQGHTEVQQLQKIFEVIGLPAKEDWPKESPIHYNPAWGRQDGSTQLLPSLTTEENSLLSQCLAFSPSQRISAVRALDHPFLAGP from the exons ATGGATGATTTCACTTCAAATTATGAAATATTAGCAGAAATTGGCAAAGGCGCCTACGGGAAAGTGTACAAAGCGAGGGAGGTCGGTCACAAACAGCGCCTCCTAGCGGTGAAGAAGCTCAACATCAGCGCAGACCCGGACGCAGGAATCCCGCAGTTCATGATCCGCGAGGTGGCGCTATTGCGGAAAATAGGCTATTTCAACCACccaaatgtagtgaa GTTATTGGATGTGTCAGCTAGTTTGAAGAAACCAGGTTTGGACCTGACGCTGGTGTTTGAGTACATCGACCAGGATCTGTCCTCTTTCCTCAGCACAGTGCCTGAAGACGGTCTTAGCAGAGACAAAATAAAA GACATAATGCGGCAGCTGCTAAAGGGCCTAGACTTCCTTCACACTAACACCGTCATACACCGTGACCTGAAGCCCTGTAACGTGTTGCTGAGCAGCCGTGGAGAAGTGAAGATCGCAGATTTCGGCTTGGCGAGGATCTACACTAACCACATCGCCCTGACTCCCTGC GTAGTGACTCTGTGGTACAGAGCTCCTGAGGTGTTGCTCCATTCAGGCTACATGTCCTCTGTGGATATCTGGAGCGCCGGCTGCATCTTCGCGGAGCTCTTCCTGCTTAA ACCTTTGTTCCAGGGACACACAGAAGTCCAGCAGCTTCAGAAGATCTTTGA GGTGATTGGGTTACCTGCTAAAGAGGACTGGCCTAAAGAAAGCCCTATCCATTATAATCCAGCCTGGGGTAGACAAGACGGCAGCACACAGCTGCTGCCGAGTCTGACCACAGAGGAGAACAGCCtgctcagt CAATGTCTGGCCTTCAGTCCATCTCAGCGCATCTCTGCTGTTAGAGCTTTAGACCATCCTTTCTTGGCTGGTCCTTAG